In one Paramisgurnus dabryanus chromosome 21, PD_genome_1.1, whole genome shotgun sequence genomic region, the following are encoded:
- the wnt10b gene encoding protein Wnt-10b isoform X2, translating to MELSHRQLLGQVLILAAALLSPAFTVLGNDILGLKVAGEPVLTPNAVCLRLAGLSKKQMRLCVRSPDVTASALQGIQVAIHECQHQLRDQRWNCSSLENHGKLPHQSAILNRGVVHSVASACSLGKLQGCGCEAKRRVDDDKIRLKLTQLQLQTFQRSGMTIAGAGENTPEFHSGLPSNLGSSHPVSLLKPIPDEVSTLQDTWEWGGCSHDVRLGVRFSRDWLDSRGSPRDIHARMRIHNNRVGRQVVTDNMRRKCKCHGTSGSCQFKTCWYVSPEFRLVGSLLREKFMTAIFINSQNKNNGVFNSRAGGSTGSEQIRNRRRSMTRDLVYFEKSPDFCDREPAMDSLGTQGRICNKSSPGMDGCGSLCCGRGHNILKQARSERCNCRFHWCCYVLCDECRVTEWVNVCK from the exons ATGGAGTTATCCCATAGACAGCTTTTGGGACAAGTCCTGATTTTGGCTGCTGCACTTCTGTCACCTGCTTTCAC GGTCCTGGGCAATGACATCCTTGGCCTGAAGGTGGCAGGAGAGCCAGTGCTTACCCCCAATGCAGTGTGTTTACGACTGGCGGGCCTGAGCAAAAAACAGATGCGTTTGTGTGTGCGCAGTCCTGATGTCACAGCCTCTGCTCTGCAGGGCATTCAGGTTGCTATTCACGAATGCCAGCACCAACTCAGAGACCAGCGCTGGAACTGCTCCTCCCTGGAGAACCATGGCAAGTTGCCCCATCAGAGTGCCATTCTCAACAGGG GTGTAGTGCACTCGGTGGCTTCGGCTTGCAGCCTGGGTAAGTTGCAAGGGTGCGGCTGCGAGGCGAAGCGACGAGTCGATGACGACAAAATTCGTCTCAAGTTAACCCAGCTCCAACTTCAGACGTTTCAGAGGAGTGGGATGACCATAGCGGGCGCAGGGGAGAACACACCTGAATTCCACAGTGGACTTCCAAGCAATCTAGGCTCCTCCCACCCTGTCAGTCTTCTCAAACCTATACCAGATGAAGTCTCAACACTGCAAGATACCTGGGAGTGGGGAGGCTGTAGTCATGATGTCCGTTTAGGTGTACGATTTTCCAGAGACTGGTTGGATTCCAGAGGATCTCCTCGTGATATACACGCCCGTATGCGGATCCACAATAACAGAGTTGGCAGACAG GTAGTTACTGACAACATGAGAAGAAAGTGCAAGTGCCATGGCACATCCGGCAGCTGCCAGTTCAAGACCTGCTGGTACGTCTCTCCTGAATTTCGGCTCGTGGGATCACTGCTGCGAGAGAAATTCATGACTGCCATCTTCATAAACTCTCAGAACAAGAACAACGGTGTGTTCAACTCTCGTGCTGGCGGATCCACCGGGTCAGAGCAAATCAGGAACCGGCGGCGAAGCATGACACGAGATTTGGTGTACTTCGAGAAGTCTCCCGACTTCTGCGATCGCGAGCCGGCGATGGATTCGCTGGGCACGCAGGGTCGGATCTGCAACAAAAGCAGCCCCGGCATGGACGGCTGCGGGTCGCTGTGCTGCGGCCGTGGACACAACATCCTCAAACAGGCACGCAGTGAACGATGTAACTGTCGCTTCCATTGGTGCTGCTATGTGCTCTGTGACGAGTGCAGGGTGACGGAGTGGGTTAATGTGTGCAAGTGA
- the wnt10b gene encoding protein Wnt-10b isoform X1, with protein MELSHRQLLGQVLILAAALLSPAFTVLGNDILGLKVAGEPVLTPNAVCLRLAGLSKKQMRLCVRSPDVTASALQGIQVAIHECQHQLRDQRWNCSSLENHGKLPHQSAILNRGFRESAFSLSLLAAGVVHSVASACSLGKLQGCGCEAKRRVDDDKIRLKLTQLQLQTFQRSGMTIAGAGENTPEFHSGLPSNLGSSHPVSLLKPIPDEVSTLQDTWEWGGCSHDVRLGVRFSRDWLDSRGSPRDIHARMRIHNNRVGRQVVTDNMRRKCKCHGTSGSCQFKTCWYVSPEFRLVGSLLREKFMTAIFINSQNKNNGVFNSRAGGSTGSEQIRNRRRSMTRDLVYFEKSPDFCDREPAMDSLGTQGRICNKSSPGMDGCGSLCCGRGHNILKQARSERCNCRFHWCCYVLCDECRVTEWVNVCK; from the exons ATGGAGTTATCCCATAGACAGCTTTTGGGACAAGTCCTGATTTTGGCTGCTGCACTTCTGTCACCTGCTTTCAC GGTCCTGGGCAATGACATCCTTGGCCTGAAGGTGGCAGGAGAGCCAGTGCTTACCCCCAATGCAGTGTGTTTACGACTGGCGGGCCTGAGCAAAAAACAGATGCGTTTGTGTGTGCGCAGTCCTGATGTCACAGCCTCTGCTCTGCAGGGCATTCAGGTTGCTATTCACGAATGCCAGCACCAACTCAGAGACCAGCGCTGGAACTGCTCCTCCCTGGAGAACCATGGCAAGTTGCCCCATCAGAGTGCCATTCTCAACAGGG GTTTCAGAGAGAGCGCCTTTTCACTTTCTCTGCTCGCCGCAGGTGTAGTGCACTCGGTGGCTTCGGCTTGCAGCCTGGGTAAGTTGCAAGGGTGCGGCTGCGAGGCGAAGCGACGAGTCGATGACGACAAAATTCGTCTCAAGTTAACCCAGCTCCAACTTCAGACGTTTCAGAGGAGTGGGATGACCATAGCGGGCGCAGGGGAGAACACACCTGAATTCCACAGTGGACTTCCAAGCAATCTAGGCTCCTCCCACCCTGTCAGTCTTCTCAAACCTATACCAGATGAAGTCTCAACACTGCAAGATACCTGGGAGTGGGGAGGCTGTAGTCATGATGTCCGTTTAGGTGTACGATTTTCCAGAGACTGGTTGGATTCCAGAGGATCTCCTCGTGATATACACGCCCGTATGCGGATCCACAATAACAGAGTTGGCAGACAG GTAGTTACTGACAACATGAGAAGAAAGTGCAAGTGCCATGGCACATCCGGCAGCTGCCAGTTCAAGACCTGCTGGTACGTCTCTCCTGAATTTCGGCTCGTGGGATCACTGCTGCGAGAGAAATTCATGACTGCCATCTTCATAAACTCTCAGAACAAGAACAACGGTGTGTTCAACTCTCGTGCTGGCGGATCCACCGGGTCAGAGCAAATCAGGAACCGGCGGCGAAGCATGACACGAGATTTGGTGTACTTCGAGAAGTCTCCCGACTTCTGCGATCGCGAGCCGGCGATGGATTCGCTGGGCACGCAGGGTCGGATCTGCAACAAAAGCAGCCCCGGCATGGACGGCTGCGGGTCGCTGTGCTGCGGCCGTGGACACAACATCCTCAAACAGGCACGCAGTGAACGATGTAACTGTCGCTTCCATTGGTGCTGCTATGTGCTCTGTGACGAGTGCAGGGTGACGGAGTGGGTTAATGTGTGCAAGTGA
- the arf3a gene encoding ADP-ribosylation factor 3a, producing the protein MGNIFGNLLKSLIGKKEMRILMVGLDAAGKTTILYKLKLGEIVTTIPTIGFNVETVEYKNISFTVWDVGGQDKIRPLWRHYFQNTQGLIFVVDSNDRERVNEAREELMRMLAEDELRDAVLLIFANKQDLPNAMNAAEITDKLGLHSLRHRNWYIQATCATSGDGLYEGLDWLANQLKNKK; encoded by the exons ATGGGGAACATTTTTGGCAACCTTTTGAAGAGCCTCATTGGGAAAAAGGAGATGCGGATTTTGATGGTCGGACTGGATGCAGCTGGAAAGACCACAATCCTGTACAAACTGAAGCTGGGAGAGATAGTGACGACCATTCCTACCATTG GTTTTAATGTGGAGACTGTTGAGTacaaaaatattagttttacaGTGTGGGATGTTGGCGGTCAGGACAAAATCCGACCTCTGTGGCGTCACTACTTTCAGAACACGCAAG GTCTGATCTTCGTGGTTGACAGCAATGACCGTGAGCGAGTGAATGAAGCCAGAGAAGAGCTGATGAGGATGCTGGCAGAGGATGAACTGAGAGATGCTGTACTCCTCATCTTTGCCAACAAGCAG GACCTGCCAAATGCCATGAATGCTGCAGAAATCACAGATAAGCTGGGTCTCCACTCCCTGCGCCACCGAAACTGGTATATCCAGGCAACGTGTGCCACCAGTGGAGATGGTCTGTATGAGGGCCTGGACTGGCTGGCTAACCAGCTCAAGAACAAGAAATGA
- the phf8 gene encoding histone lysine demethylase PHF8, with the protein MASVPVYCLCRLPYDVTRFMIECDVCQDWFHGSCVGVEEDKAADIDLYHCPNCQVTHGPSVMRKRRGGVKHTDAGGRDSGRPVKTGSAQFVRELRSRTFPSADEVLLKPTGAQLTVEFLEERSFSVPVLVLRRDGLGMNLPPSSFSVTDVEHYIGGEKEIDVIDVNRQADLKMKLGEFVEYYNSPNRDRVLNVISLEFSDTRLSNLVETPKIVRKLSWVENLWPEESVFERPNVQKYCLMGVKDSYTDFHIDFGGTSVWYHVLRGEKIFYLIRPTAANLALFERWSSSSNQNELFFGDQVDMCYKCSLKQGNTLFIPTGWIHAVLTPVDCLAFGGNFLHSLNIDMQLRAYEIEKRLSTADLFSFPNFETVCWYVGKHLLDTFRGLRENRRHPATYLVHGAKALNNAFRTWTRKESLAEHEQEIPENIKTQQLIKDLAKEIRLVEDIFQQNIGRSGTPFLGSQGLPSPHPKALLNTSLTSGRPPGKKRGPKPKDGFGGGGLGPLGVKKKSQKGKEIKTEAGELDLLEIHTKHTLKKFQPGCKVKKSKLELPDDCLDDFEETINKSKLKLVLSNGKIQGKKGFAGSANGAGSSLQQFQPHMSTLSDFDSEDELQIDEAPPPRRRPALPSKKKIAGLPRKLPRAKPCSDPHRIREPGEVDFDIEEDYTTDEEMLTVQGVKGGAGGILDLLKASKQVAGLDSALSEEAPASPSTRDAIQGMLSMANPPSSSSSSSSSSPLSVSGGGEMLGLMKERGRGGWVSGGVKKSEKKATIERPGKRTIKRPARHLSDEDSLDEQETLGTCFKDSDYVYPSLESDEEDHISKSKMKRKRNWDDTPWSPKARVTPTLPKQERPVREGVRVASVETGLAAAAAKLAQQEQQKTITKRKYTKKKVSQEKVHSAAVQLQHQPDSAPVSPLLPSEPPVDCIVEDRRVEMYSASLMDHEYTAGPGLFSPGGPRGTGAMAPGVFLTSRRPSLSPQNSSSYSPSPLSPGALGSPTSGGSCQGKRPKKGLATAKQRLGKILKIHRNGKLLL; encoded by the exons ATGGCATCTGTTCCCGTTTATTGCCTCTGTCGCCTCCCATATGATGTCACTCGATTCATGATCGAGTGTGATGTTTGTCAGGACTGGTTTCATGGAag TTGTGTTGGTGTGGAAGAGGACAAAGCAGCAGATATTGACCTGTATCATTGTCCTAACTGCCAGGTGACACATGGACCCTCTGTTA TGCGTAAACGGCGAGGTGGTGTCAAGCACACAGACGCTGGAGGGAGAGACTCAGGACGACCTGTTAAAACCGGCAGCGCTCAGTTTGTCAGGGAGTTACGCAGTCGCACGTTTCCTAG TGCTGATGAAGTCCTCCTGAAGCCGACAGGAGCCCAGCTAACAGTCGAGTTTCTCGAGGAACGTTCCTTTAGTGTCCCAGTCCTGGTTCTCAGGAGAGATGGCTTGGGCATGAATCTGCCCCCGTCCTCTTTCTCTGTAACAGATGTGGAGCATTATATCG GTGGTGAAAAGGAAATCGATGTGATTGATGTCAACCGCCAAGCAGACTTAAAGATGAAATTGGGAGAGTTTGTTGAGTACTATAACAGTCCAAACAGAGACCGAGTGCTCAATGTGATCAGTCTGGAGTTTTCAGACACAAG GTTGTCAAATCTggtggagacaccaaagatagTTAGGAAGCTGTCATGGGTGGAGAACCTCTGGCCGGAGGAATCTGTCTTTGAGAGGCCAAATGTGCAGAAATACTGCCTGATGGGGGTGAAAGACAGTTACACAGACTTTCACATCGACTTTGGAGGAACCTCTGTGTGGTACCACGTACTCCGG GGTGAGAAGATTTTTTACCTCATTCGTCCCACCGCTGCTAACCTGGCCCTTTTTGAGCGCTGGAGTTCATCCTCCAATCAGAATGAGTTGTTTTTTGGAGATCAGGTAGACATGTGCTACAAATGTTCACTTAAGCAAGGCAACACCCTCTTCATCCCAACAG GGTGGATTCATGCTGTGCTGACCCCTGTGGACTGTTTGGCATTTGGGGGAAATTTTCTTCACAGCCTCAATATTGACATGCAGCTTCG TGCATATGAAATAGAGAAGCGCCTGAGCACAGCAGACTTGTTCAGTTTTCCAAACTTTGAGACGGTGTGCTGGTACGTCGGAAAGCATTTGCTGGACACTTTTAGAG GTCTGAGAGAGAATCGGCGCCATCCTGCCACTTACTTGGTCCATGGGGCCAAAGCCCTCAATAATGCTTTTCGTACCTGGACACGGAAGGAG TCCTTGGCTGAGCATGAACAAGAGATTCCAGAGAACATAAAGACCCAGCAGCTAATAAAGGACCTAGCTAAAGAGATACGCCTGGTTGAG GATATCTTCCAGCAAAATATTGGCAGGAGCGGTACACCCTTTCTTGGCTCGCAGGGTCTTCCCTCTCCTCACCCCAAAGCACTATTAAACACTTCCCTCACTTCTGGTCGACCGCCAGGTAAAAAGAGAGGCCCGAAGCCGAAGGACGGGTTTGGAGGAGGGGGCTTAGGTCCTCTAGGAGTGAAGAAAAAGAGCCAGAAAGGAAAAGAGATCAAGACAGAAGCCGGAGAGCTGGATCTGCTCGAGATTCATACTAAACACACGCTCAAAAAGTTCCAGCCAGGGTGCAAGGTCAAAAAGAGCAAG CTTGAGCTACCTGATGACTGTCTAGATGACTTTGAAGAGACGATCAACAAAAGCAAGCTCAAACTTGTGTTGAGTAATGGAAAGATTCAAGG GAAGAAGGGTTTTGCTGGTAGCGCTAATGGAGCGGGGAGTTCACTACAGCAGTTCCAGCCTCACATGAGTACTTTGTCTGACTTTGATTCAGAAGATGAGCTTCAGATTGATGAAGCCCCTCCACCTCGACGTAGACCAGCTCTACCAAGCAAGAAAAAAATAGCTG GTCTACCAAGGAAACTACCTCGGGCCAAACCATGCAGCGACCCCCATAGAATTCGTGAGCCAGGAGAAGTGGACTTTGATATTGAG GAGGATTACACCACAGATGAAGAGATGCTCACAGTGCAGGGTGTGAAAGGGGGAGCAGGTGGGATTTTAGACTTGCTCAAAGCAAGCAAACAGGTGGCGGGTCTGGATTCAGCACTGAG TGAGGAAGCACCAGCATCCCCCAGCACCCGAGATGCTATCCAGGGCATGCTTTCTATGGCCAACCCTCCATCTTCCTCatcctcttcctcctcttcctctcctCTTTCTGTCTCTGGAGGAGGAGAGATGCTGGGGCTCATGAAGGAGAGAGGCAGAGGTGGATGGGTAAGTGGTGGAGTGAAGAAAAGCGAGAAAAAGGCCACCATTGAGAGGCCGGGCAAAAGGACAATCAAACGTCCCGCAAGGCACCTCAGTGATGAAGATAGCCTGGATGAGCAGGAGACGCTGGGGACCTGCTTTAAAGACTCTGATTATG TGTATCCATCACTAGAATCTGATGAAGAGGACCACATAAGCAAGTctaaaatgaaaagaaagcGAAATTGGGACGATACACCTTGGAGTCCTAAAG CTCGTGTGACCCCTACACTGCCCAAGCAGGAGAGACCAGTAAGAGAGGGTGTCAGGGTGGCATCTGTCGAAACTGGGCTTGCGGCTGCTGCTGCCAAGTTGGCACAGCAG GAACAACAGAAAACTATAACCAAACGAAAATACACAAAGAAGAAAGTCTCTCAGGAGAAAGTACATTCTGCAGCTGTCCAACTCCAGCATCAACCAGACTCTGCTCCTGTTTCTCCTCTTTTGCCTTCTGAGCCTCCAGTGGACTGCATTGTTGAGGACCGGAGGGTAGAGATGTATTCTGCCAGCTTGATGGACCATGAGTACACGGCAGGACCGGGTCTGTTCAGCCCAGGAGGGCCAAGAGGCACCGGTGCTATGGCACCTGGTGTGTTCCTTACTTCAAGGCGGCCCTCACTCTCTCCCCAAAACAGCAGCAGCTACTCTCCTTCTCCCCTATCACCTGGTGCACTCGGTTCGCCGACATCGGGAGGATCTTGCCAAG ggaAACGTCCAAAGAAAGGACTTGCAACAGCTAAACAGAGACTGGGAAAGATCCTGAAAATACATAGAAATGGCAAGCTTCTACTGTGA